The following are encoded together in the Zingiber officinale cultivar Zhangliang chromosome 8A, Zo_v1.1, whole genome shotgun sequence genome:
- the LOC122007978 gene encoding AAA-ATPase At2g46620-like has translation MVVNSPTSLLVAVVGGVIFVRLVLSFKSLVFWLGRWWRWAEERTQAYQSFEIPQRTEVGEDNPLYRCAATYVAALPSLEHADSAMLFSSGRKPNDFFLLLGPGHSAVDSFLGARVTWSNVSGRLVLRLRRQDRTRFLRPYLQHVESVADDLELRRRDVRLYTLSGGGPRWRSVSFTHPASMETVAMDADLKSRVRADLEFFLKGRAYYHRLGRVWRRSYLLYGPPGTGKSTFVAAMAKLLCYDIYDVDLSRVSADGTDLKALLLGTTPRSVILVEDLDRHLKGKGVGEVGILNFMDGVFSCCGEERVMVFTMNSDGGGMEAVEPAVLRPGRLDVHIHFPLCDFIAFKTLANNYLGLKDHKLYPQVEEVFQSGARISPAEVGEIMIANRGSPSRALKSVISALQQHAPSASRINSAACRRLSDGGGWSRLENSVGDSSSNSAMGFGKEFKKLYGLIRMRSGSKKEGAVPVEFDKDRSTLKN, from the coding sequence ATGGTGGTgaatagtcccacatcgttgCTTGTGGCGGTGGTGGGCGGAGTAATCTTTGTGCGGCTCGTGCTCTCCTTCAAGTCGCTGGTGTTCTGGCTGGGCCGGTGGTGGCGCTGGGCGGAGGAGCGCACGCAAGCCTACCAGAGCTTCGAGATCCCGCAGCGCACCGAAGTCGGCGAAGACAACCCGCTCTACCGCTGCGCCGCTACCTACGTCGCCGCCCTCCCCTCTCTTGAACACGCCGACTCCGCCATGCTGTTCTCCTCCGGCCGTAAGCCGAAcgacttcttcctcctcctcggcCCCGGCCACTCCGCCGTTGACTCCTTCCTCGGCGCCCGCGTCACCTGGAGTAACGTCTCTGGCCGCCTGGTCCTGCGGCTTCGCCGCCAGGACCGCACCCGCTTCCTTCGCCCCTACCTCCAGCACGTCGAATCGGTCGCCGACGACCTCGAGCTCCGGCGGAGGGACGTCAGGTTGTACACCTTGTCCGGCGGAGGCCCGCGGTGGCGGTCGGTTTCTTTCACCCATCCGGCGAGCATGGAGACGGTTGCCATGGACGCGGACCTCAAGTCGCGGGTCCGCGCCGACCTGGAGTTCTTCCTCAAGGGCCGCGCGTACTACCACCGCCTCGGTAGGGTTTGGCGGCGGAGCTACCTTCTCTACGGCCCCCCCGGGACCGGCAAGTCCACCTTCGTCGCCGCTATGGCCAAGCTCCTCTGCTACGACATCTACGACGTCGACCTCTCCCGCGTCTCCGCCGACGGCACCGATCTGAAGGCGCTCCTCCTCGGCACGACCCCCCGGTCGGTGATCCTGGTGGAGGACCTCGACCGGCACCTCAAGGGGAAGGGCGTTGGCGAGGTGGGGATTCTAAACTTCATGGATGGCGTCTTCTCCTGCTGCGGCGAGGAGCGGGTGATGGTGTTCACCATGAACTCAGACGGCGGAGGGATGGAGGCGGTCGAGCCGGCGGTGCTGCGGCCTGGGCGCCTCGACGTGCACATCCACTTCCCCCTTTGCGATTTCATCGCCTTCAAGACGCTGGCGAACAACTACCTGGGCCTCAAGGACCACAAGCTGTACCCGCAGGTGGAGGAGGTGTTCCAGAGCGGCGCCAGGATCAGCCCGGCCGAGGTCGGCGAGATCATGATCGCGAACCGCGGCTCGCCCAGCCGGGCTCTCAAGTCGGTCATCAGCGCGCTCCAGCAGCACGCGCCGTCCGCCTCACGTATCAACAGCGCCGCCTGTCGGAGGCTGAGCGACGGAGGCGGCTGGAGCAGGTTGGAGAACTCGGTCGGCGACTCCAGCAGCAACAGCGCCATGGGGTTCGGGAAGGAGTTCAAGAAGCTGTACGGGCTGATTAGGATGAGGAGCGGCAGCAAGAAGGAAGGCGCGGTGCCCGTGGAGTTCGATAAGGACCGTTCCACGTTGAAGAACTAA